Proteins encoded within one genomic window of Piliocolobus tephrosceles isolate RC106 unplaced genomic scaffold, ASM277652v3 unscaffolded_19538, whole genome shotgun sequence:
- the TSR2 gene encoding pre-rRNA-processing protein TSR2 homolog isoform X2: MFHHFQRGDGAALREMASRITQRKCKVTATALKTAKETDEDEDDVDSVEEMEVTATNDGAATDGVCSQPEPSDPDAQTIKEEDIVEDGWTIVRRKK; this comes from the exons ATGTTCCACCACTTCCAGAGGGGTGACGGGGCTGCTCTGAGGGAGATGGCCTCTCGCATCACTCAAAGAAAATGCAAGGTCACAGCCACTGCACTTAAGACAGCTAAAGAGActgatgaggatgaagatgatGTGGACAGTGTGGAAGAGATGGAG GTCACAGCTACGAATGATGGGGCTGCTACAGATGGGGTCTGCTCCCAGCCTGAACCCTCTGATCCAGACGCTCAGACTATTAAGGAAGAGGATATAGTGGAAGATGGCTGGACCATTGTCCGGAGAAAAAAATGA